The Hyphomicrobium sp. 99 genome contains the following window.
ATCGGTCGAGGCCGGAGCAAAATTTTGCTTCCGGCCTCCCTCTCCAGTACTCTAAGTCATCGACTTCCGAATTCTGTCCCTCACTCATGGGGGCGTGGAGCCTTGGTTATGCAGGATACGACGCCAGCGGTCAGCTCGACCAAACTCGATGAAACCGAGCTGATCAACGAGCTGAAGCGTCTCCGAACTCAGATTCCCGACAACCCGTCGCTCAACCCGATTCTGAATGTCGCCTTTGATCTGTCGCGCCGCCTGGAATCGGGCGCGGTGTCCTTTGATGAGGTTCAGGGTCTTGCGGGCCGATTGATGGACCGCGCCTGCGTTCGCCGGGCTCGCAGGCTTCGCGAAAAGATCGGCTATGTCGACCAGTCGACGACGCTCAAGGATTTCACGTCCTACGTCGAGAAGACGGCGACTGAATCCGGCAACTCGATCGAAGCTTTCGCCGAGCGGTGGTCGCGCGCCCGCACCGGCATCGTTCTGACAGCCCATCCGACCTTCGGTCTTTCCGATGCCCTTTATCGCCGCATGGTCGAGATCGCGATCTCCGATCCGGCGGCCGACGTAACGATCGGCCTGCCGCACCGGCCCGAGCAGTCGTTGACGCTCAAGCATGAACACAAGTGCGCACAGGACGCGATCCGCAACCTGCGCAACGCGTACGAAGAACTGCTTCACGGCTTCTTCAGCGTGGCTTCGCAGAAATTCGGCGACGCGGCTTTCAAGCTGCGCCCGAAGCTGACGACGTTCGCGTCCTGGGTCGGCTACGATCTCGACGGCCGCACCGACATCTCGTGGTCATTCTCTTTCGAAGTCCGGCTCCGCGAAAAGCGTGCTGCGCTGGCCGATATTCGCGAGCGCTTCGTCGTCCTGAAGCACAAGCTCGAAGGCGGCGATGCCGCTCAGCGTATTGCTCGCCAGATCGTCGGCAAGCTCGACCTCGGCATTGCTGCGGTCGATGAGCAGATCAAGGCGCTCGAGAGCTTCACCAACGACACGGAGGGTCTAGCACAGGCTGCGAACCTCATCACCAAGACAGACGGCTACAACCTTCTGACAGTCGAGCCGCTTCAGACGTTGTTCGACAGTCTGATCGATGCAGTGGAAGCGCCGCAGATGAAGCGCGCAACCGCGGCCCTCGCCGGACTCGTCGAGGCGACCGGCCTCGGCATGTCCCACATCCATTTGCGCATCAACGCGCTGCAGCTTCACAACGCATTTCGCGCTTACGTGCACGAGCCGTGGACACGCGACCTGACCGAAAGCCAGTCGCTGGCCCGCATCGTCGACATGATCAAGAACTGCACGCCGGAAACGGTGAACTTCGCGACGCTCGATCTCGAGACCGCGACGGCGATCCGCCAGTTCGCGCTGACAGCGCAGATCAAGAAGCACGTCGATAAGGAAACGCCGATCCGCTTCCTCATCGCGGAATGCGAATCGCCGGCGACCGTGCTGATCGCAGTCTTCTTCGCAAAGCTCTTCGGCGTCGATGACATCACCGACATCTCGCCGCTGTTCGAAACGCCATCGGGCCTCGAGAACGGCGCGCGCATCATGCAGCGCCTGGTCGAAGAGGAAGCGTACCGCAAGTACGTTGAGGGGCGGAAACGCCTGAGCATCCAGACCGGCTTCTCGGACGCTGGCCGTTTCATCGGGCAGATCCCGGCGACACTCGCCGTCGAGCGCTATTATCACGGGCTCGCAGCCCTCATTGACAATGCGAAACTCGAGAACGTCGAGACGCTCGTTTTCTCAACGCACGGCGAGTCGATGGGGCGCGGTGCGCATCCGGGCAACCTGTACCGCCGCCTCCATTACGTCATGACCAACGAGGCGCGTCGCCGCTTCGGTGCCGCCAACATTCCCGTCAAGCACGAGACGAGCTTCCAGGGCGGCGACGGCTACATGTTCTTCGGCAATCGCGGGCTGACGACCCGTGCGCTGGCGACCATCGTGATGGATGGCGACATCCCACCGGCCGAAAAAGATCCGTTCTACTCCGAGCAGAATTTCAGCCTCGACTTCTTCCTTCGCCTGCGCGCCTTCCAGCAGAAACTTTTCTCCCACGAAGGCTATCGCGCGGTGCTCGGAGCGTTCGGCCCCAACCTGCTCTTTAAAACTGGCTCACGCCCCGTGAAGCGGCAAGGCGATCACGCGTCCGATCGCGGTAATCCCGCGCGTATGCGCGCCATTCCCAATAACGCGATCCTTCAGCAGTTCGGCTATATCGCGAACGTCGTGGCGGGCCTTGGCACCGCGGTCGGCGATGATCGCGAACGGTTCAACAAGCTCGTGAAATCGTCGAAGCGGCTGCAATCGCTGCTGGCGATGATCGGCTACGGCAAGACGATCTCGAGCCTCAATGCGATGGATGCGAATTCGCAGGTCTTCAACGCCGGGCTTTGGGCTGCGCGCGCGTCTTGGGGCCGCGAGGAAGCGCTGAACAGCGCATTCCGGACCCTCGCCACGCACCTGCTGCCGGACGACCGGCACGGTGACATCTCCGAACTCGTGCATCTCCTTCGCCTCGACGCGATCGATTTGCATGCGATCCTCGTCGATCAGAATATCGAAGACGGTCTCGTGCCGGATGAGAACCGGCTTGAACTCGATCTGCTGCAGGCCATCAGGCTTGCGCTGATCATGCGCATCTTCATCCTCGCGGCTCAGCTGCCGCGCTTTGCGCCTCAGGATGGACTGTCTCACGCCCAGGTTCTCGAAATGGCTCTGAGCCTCGAGATCCCGGAGGTATTGAGCATCTTGCGCAGGGCCTTCCCGCACGATGCGAAGAATCTCGCGGGCAAAACCTTCGACGAGTCGGCGAGCTATCGCCCGCGCGGTATCGACGACTATGCCCGTCTCGAAACGGAAATCCTGACGCCGATGGAAATTTCGTACGAGTTCGTGCGTGAGATCGGCACCGGCATCTCGCACCACTTCGGCGCGTTCGGCTGAGGTCTTTCAGCCGTCTGGGGCGGCCGCGCGCCGGCCGCTGCTACTTCAGATCGTCCGCTTGCAGCGCGAAGACTTCGCCTTCGCTCACTTCACTGTCGAGCCACAAAAACGGCAAATCCGGCCGGGACGCTTCGAGTGCTTCCTGGCCCA
Protein-coding sequences here:
- a CDS encoding phosphoenolpyruvate carboxylase, which gives rise to MQDTTPAVSSTKLDETELINELKRLRTQIPDNPSLNPILNVAFDLSRRLESGAVSFDEVQGLAGRLMDRACVRRARRLREKIGYVDQSTTLKDFTSYVEKTATESGNSIEAFAERWSRARTGIVLTAHPTFGLSDALYRRMVEIAISDPAADVTIGLPHRPEQSLTLKHEHKCAQDAIRNLRNAYEELLHGFFSVASQKFGDAAFKLRPKLTTFASWVGYDLDGRTDISWSFSFEVRLREKRAALADIRERFVVLKHKLEGGDAAQRIARQIVGKLDLGIAAVDEQIKALESFTNDTEGLAQAANLITKTDGYNLLTVEPLQTLFDSLIDAVEAPQMKRATAALAGLVEATGLGMSHIHLRINALQLHNAFRAYVHEPWTRDLTESQSLARIVDMIKNCTPETVNFATLDLETATAIRQFALTAQIKKHVDKETPIRFLIAECESPATVLIAVFFAKLFGVDDITDISPLFETPSGLENGARIMQRLVEEEAYRKYVEGRKRLSIQTGFSDAGRFIGQIPATLAVERYYHGLAALIDNAKLENVETLVFSTHGESMGRGAHPGNLYRRLHYVMTNEARRRFGAANIPVKHETSFQGGDGYMFFGNRGLTTRALATIVMDGDIPPAEKDPFYSEQNFSLDFFLRLRAFQQKLFSHEGYRAVLGAFGPNLLFKTGSRPVKRQGDHASDRGNPARMRAIPNNAILQQFGYIANVVAGLGTAVGDDRERFNKLVKSSKRLQSLLAMIGYGKTISSLNAMDANSQVFNAGLWAARASWGREEALNSAFRTLATHLLPDDRHGDISELVHLLRLDAIDLHAILVDQNIEDGLVPDENRLELDLLQAIRLALIMRIFILAAQLPRFAPQDGLSHAQVLEMALSLEIPEVLSILRRAFPHDAKNLAGKTFDESASYRPRGIDDYARLETEILTPMEISYEFVREIGTGISHHFGAFG